One window of Streptococcus troglodytae genomic DNA carries:
- a CDS encoding argininosuccinate synthase, whose amino-acid sequence MSKEKIILAYSGGLDTSVAITWLKKDYDVVAVCMDVGEGKDLEFIHDKALKVGAIESYVLDIKDEFAEEYVLPALQAHAYYEQKYPLVSALSRPVISKKLVELAHKTGATTIAHGCTGKGNDQVRFEVAIAALDPKLKVIAPVREWKWSREEEINYAKENGVPVPADLDNPYSVDQNLWGRANECGVLENPWNQAPEEAFGITNSVEKAPDKAEYVDITFKEGKPVALDGQEMKLADLIQKLNVLAGKHGVGRIDHVENRLVGIKSREIYECPGAVTLLAAHKEIEDLTLVREVSHFKPILENELSNLIYNALWFNPATQAILAYITETQKAVNGTAKVKLYKGSARVVARKSPHSLYDENLATYTSADSFDQDAAIGFIKLWGLPTQVNSQVNNK is encoded by the coding sequence ATGTCAAAAGAGAAAATTATTTTAGCTTATTCAGGCGGACTTGATACGTCAGTTGCCATTACGTGGTTAAAAAAAGATTATGATGTTGTTGCTGTTTGCATGGATGTTGGTGAAGGCAAAGATCTTGAGTTTATTCATGATAAAGCGCTGAAAGTTGGGGCAATTGAATCTTATGTCTTGGATATTAAAGATGAATTTGCTGAAGAATATGTCCTTCCTGCTCTGCAAGCTCATGCTTATTATGAGCAAAAATATCCATTAGTATCAGCCCTTAGCCGTCCAGTGATTTCTAAGAAATTGGTTGAACTTGCTCATAAGACAGGAGCAACCACCATTGCTCATGGCTGCACCGGTAAGGGAAATGATCAAGTTCGGTTTGAAGTAGCTATTGCAGCGCTTGATCCAAAATTAAAAGTCATTGCACCTGTTCGGGAATGGAAATGGTCACGGGAAGAAGAGATTAATTATGCCAAAGAAAATGGCGTACCGGTTCCGGCTGATCTGGATAATCCTTATTCTGTTGATCAAAATCTTTGGGGACGTGCCAATGAATGCGGTGTCCTTGAAAATCCTTGGAACCAAGCTCCAGAAGAGGCTTTTGGTATCACCAATTCGGTTGAAAAAGCTCCAGATAAAGCAGAATATGTTGATATTACATTTAAAGAAGGCAAACCTGTTGCTCTTGATGGACAGGAAATGAAGTTGGCTGATCTTATTCAAAAGCTTAATGTTCTTGCTGGTAAGCATGGTGTTGGTCGAATTGATCATGTTGAAAATCGTTTGGTTGGTATTAAATCACGTGAAATTTACGAATGTCCCGGAGCAGTTACTCTTTTAGCAGCTCATAAGGAAATTGAGGATCTAACCTTAGTGCGTGAGGTGTCACACTTCAAGCCGATTCTTGAAAATGAATTGTCAAATCTTATCTACAATGCTCTTTGGTTCAATCCAGCAACGCAAGCTATTCTTGCTTATATTACGGAAACACAAAAAGCAGTTAATGGAACAGCTAAAGTGAAATTGTACAAAGGCTCTGCAAGGGTTGTTGCTAGAAAGTCACCTCATTCACTTTATGATGAAAATTTAGCAACCTATACATCAGCTGACAGTTTTGATCAAGATGCAGCCATTGGTTTCATTAAACTTTGGGGATTACCAACGCAAGTTAACTCGCAGGTAAACAACAAATAA
- the gltX gene encoding glutamate--tRNA ligase, which produces MTNKIRVRYAPSPTGLLHIGNARTALFNYLYARHHGGDFIIRIEDTDRKRHVEDGERSQLENLRWLGMDWDESPETHENYRQSERLALYNKYIDQLLAEGKAYKSYVTEEELAAERERQEAAGETPRYINEFLGMSADEKAAYIAERQAAGIVPTVRLKVNEAGIYKWHDMVKGDIEFEGGNIGGDWVIQKKDGYPTYNFAVVIDDHDMQISHVIRGDDHIANTPKQLMVYEALGWEAPEFAHMTLIINSETGKKLSKRDTNTLQFIEDYRQKGYLPEAVFNFIALLGWNPGGENEIFSRQELIELFDENRLSKSPAAFDQKKLDWMNNEYIKNADFDTIFALAKPYLESAGRLTDKAKKLVELYQPQMKSIDEIVPLTDLFFEEFPELTEEEKEFMTGETVPIVLQTFKAKLEAMSDEDFKSENIFPQIKAVQKETGIKGKNLFMPIRIAVSGEMHGPELPDTIFLLGKEKSIQHLEDMLEKLK; this is translated from the coding sequence ATGACAAACAAAATTCGTGTGCGTTATGCACCAAGTCCAACAGGATTGTTACATATTGGAAATGCACGTACTGCGCTCTTTAATTATCTCTATGCGCGCCATCATGGTGGAGATTTTATTATTCGTATTGAAGATACGGACCGTAAGCGTCATGTTGAGGATGGTGAACGCTCCCAGCTTGAAAATCTGCGTTGGTTGGGAATGGATTGGGATGAAAGTCCTGAAACGCATGAGAATTACCGTCAATCAGAACGTTTAGCACTTTATAACAAATACATTGATCAACTTTTGGCTGAAGGAAAAGCCTATAAATCTTATGTAACGGAAGAAGAATTGGCTGCAGAACGTGAGCGTCAAGAAGCAGCTGGTGAAACACCTCGCTATATCAATGAATTTCTCGGCATGTCAGCAGATGAAAAGGCTGCCTACATCGCAGAACGGCAAGCAGCTGGTATTGTGCCAACGGTTCGTTTGAAAGTCAATGAAGCTGGTATTTATAAATGGCATGATATGGTTAAAGGTGACATTGAATTTGAAGGCGGCAATATTGGTGGTGACTGGGTTATCCAGAAGAAAGACGGTTACCCAACCTATAATTTCGCTGTTGTCATTGATGATCATGACATGCAGATTTCTCATGTTATTCGCGGTGATGATCATATTGCCAATACACCAAAACAACTTATGGTTTACGAAGCACTTGGCTGGGAAGCGCCAGAATTTGCTCACATGACTCTTATCATCAACTCGGAAACGGGAAAGAAACTATCCAAACGTGATACCAATACCCTGCAATTTATCGAAGATTATCGTCAGAAGGGTTATCTGCCAGAAGCTGTTTTCAATTTCATCGCTCTTCTTGGTTGGAATCCTGGTGGGGAAAACGAAATTTTTTCACGTCAAGAATTGATTGAACTCTTTGATGAAAATCGCCTTAGCAAGTCACCAGCCGCCTTTGACCAGAAGAAATTGGACTGGATGAATAATGAATACATCAAAAATGCCGATTTTGATACGATTTTTGCCTTGGCAAAACCTTATTTAGAATCAGCTGGTCGTTTGACAGACAAGGCTAAAAAATTGGTTGAGCTCTATCAACCACAGATGAAATCTATTGATGAAATTGTGCCTTTAACGGATCTTTTCTTTGAAGAGTTTCCAGAATTGACAGAAGAGGAAAAAGAATTCATGACTGGTGAAACAGTGCCAATTGTTCTCCAAACTTTCAAGGCAAAATTGGAAGCCATGTCAGATGAAGATTTCAAATCGGAAAATATTTTTCCACAAATTAAAGCCGTTCAAAAAGAAACGGGCATCAAGGGAAAGAATCTTTTCATGCCAATTCGTATTGCCGTTTCAGGTGAAATGCATGGGCCAGAATTACCAGATACAATCTTTTTACTAGGTAAGGAAAAATCCATTCAGCATCTTGAAGATATGCTTGAAAAATTGAAATAA
- a CDS encoding NAD(P)H-dependent glycerol-3-phosphate dehydrogenase: MNYLYDIIKLTFYKQTGEKNDQTKIAVLGPGSWGTALSQVLNDNGHEVRIWGNIPEQLDEINEQHTNKRYFKDVVLDEKIKAYHDLEDALKDIDAVLFVVPTKVTRLVAKQVAEILDHKTVVMHASKGLEPGTHERLSVILEEEIPSRLRSDIVVVSGPSHAEETIVRDITLITAASKDLEAAKYVQKLFSNNYFRLYTNPDVIGVETAGALKNIIAVGAGALHGMGYGDNAKAAVITRGLAEITRLGVKLGADPLTYSGLSGVGDLIVTGTSIYSRNWRAGDALGRGEKLEDIERNMGMVIEGISTTKVAYELSRELNVYMPITCAIYQSIYEGKNIKEAITSMMSNEFRAENEWSK; this comes from the coding sequence ATGAATTACCTTTATGATATAATAAAATTAACTTTTTATAAACAAACAGGAGAAAAAAATGATCAGACAAAAATTGCCGTATTAGGTCCTGGTTCTTGGGGAACCGCCTTATCCCAAGTTCTTAACGACAATGGTCATGAAGTACGTATCTGGGGAAATATTCCTGAACAGCTTGATGAAATTAATGAACAACATACCAACAAGCGTTATTTTAAGGATGTCGTCCTAGATGAAAAAATTAAAGCTTATCACGATTTAGAGGATGCTCTCAAGGATATTGATGCTGTCCTTTTTGTTGTTCCAACTAAAGTAACACGCTTGGTGGCCAAGCAAGTTGCAGAAATTCTTGATCACAAAACGGTTGTTATGCACGCTTCTAAAGGCTTGGAACCGGGCACTCACGAACGCTTATCTGTCATTCTTGAAGAAGAAATTCCAAGCCGGCTTCGCAGCGACATCGTTGTTGTTTCCGGACCCAGCCATGCTGAGGAAACCATCGTGCGCGATATTACCCTGATTACAGCGGCTTCCAAAGATTTAGAAGCCGCCAAGTACGTTCAAAAGCTCTTTAGCAACAACTATTTTCGTCTTTACACCAATCCTGATGTTATTGGTGTGGAAACTGCTGGTGCCCTGAAAAATATCATTGCTGTTGGAGCAGGAGCGCTCCATGGAATGGGATATGGTGATAATGCTAAAGCAGCTGTTATCACACGGGGTCTAGCCGAAATTACACGTTTAGGCGTCAAGCTTGGAGCTGATCCACTTACTTACAGCGGTCTGTCTGGTGTCGGAGATTTGATTGTTACTGGAACTTCTATCTATTCACGTAACTGGCGGGCTGGAGATGCTCTGGGGCGCGGAGAAAAATTGGAAGACATTGAAAGAAATATGGGAATGGTTATTGAAGGAATTTCCACAACAAAGGTCGCCTACGAACTTTCTCGAGAACTCAACGTCTATATGCCAATTACCTGTGCTATTTATCAGTCAATTTATGAAGGCAAAAATATTAAAGAAGCTATCACTTCTATGATGTCAAATGAGTTTAGAGCGGAAAATGAATGGAGTAAATAA
- a CDS encoding TIGR00266 family protein, with protein MPDNRMNYSIDSNMQFPLVEIALEAGEFAYIQRGSMVYHTPSVTLNTKVNGRGSGLGKLVGAIGRSVTSGESFFITQAVSNASDGKLALAPSMPGQVIALELGEKQYRLNDGAFLALDGSAQYQMKAQSVGRALFGGQGGLFVMTTEGQGTLLANSFGSIKKIELQNQEITIDNAHVVAWSRDLNYDIHLENGFMQSIGTGEGIVNTFRGTGEIYVQSLNLQQFAGVLQSFFTNTNR; from the coding sequence ATGCCAGATAATCGCATGAACTACAGTATTGATAGCAATATGCAGTTTCCCTTAGTAGAAATTGCTTTGGAGGCAGGAGAATTTGCTTATATTCAACGCGGCAGCATGGTCTATCACACACCCAGTGTCACTCTCAATACCAAAGTCAATGGACGTGGTTCAGGACTTGGCAAGCTAGTAGGAGCGATTGGTCGTTCTGTAACGTCTGGAGAAAGTTTTTTCATTACTCAGGCAGTATCAAATGCTAGCGATGGTAAATTGGCTTTGGCCCCTTCTATGCCGGGTCAAGTTATTGCTTTAGAATTGGGAGAAAAACAATATCGGCTCAATGATGGTGCTTTTCTTGCCTTAGATGGTTCTGCCCAATATCAAATGAAAGCTCAGAGTGTTGGACGTGCCCTCTTTGGCGGTCAAGGCGGTCTTTTTGTTATGACAACAGAAGGTCAAGGGACCTTGCTTGCTAATAGTTTTGGTTCTATCAAAAAAATAGAATTGCAGAATCAGGAAATCACAATTGACAATGCTCATGTTGTAGCTTGGAGTAGGGATTTGAACTATGACATTCATTTGGAGAATGGCTTTATGCAATCGATCGGAACTGGTGAAGGTATTGTCAATACTTTCCGAGGGACAGGTGAAATTTATGTGCAAAGTCTTAATCTGCAGCAATTTGCTGGCGTCCTACAGAGTTTCTTTACCAATACTAATCGTTAA
- a CDS encoding cysteine hydrolase family protein: MADYLLVIDMQSDYIAAGKAYDNEALTAAVNDKIASYSRDHVIYIVNRFFWELTRKPKNFAIGLSLVSDKVFEKRQASCFTNQNLTSFLEESGAESLEFIGVDGNGCVNASVLAAVREGYQVSVDLSYLGVINKKKFQKTLQQWQIAGIVTKGELP, encoded by the coding sequence ATGGCAGACTATTTATTAGTTATAGATATGCAGTCAGACTACATTGCTGCGGGAAAAGCTTATGATAATGAAGCGCTGACTGCGGCTGTTAATGACAAAATTGCCAGCTATTCAAGAGACCATGTGATTTATATAGTCAATCGTTTTTTCTGGGAATTAACAAGGAAACCAAAGAATTTTGCGATTGGCCTTTCCTTGGTGTCTGATAAAGTCTTTGAAAAGCGTCAAGCATCTTGCTTTACGAACCAAAACTTAACAAGCTTTTTGGAGGAAAGCGGTGCAGAGAGTTTAGAATTTATTGGTGTTGATGGTAATGGCTGCGTCAATGCTTCAGTTCTAGCGGCGGTGCGTGAGGGCTATCAAGTGTCAGTTGATTTATCCTATCTTGGCGTTATCAATAAGAAAAAATTTCAAAAAACACTGCAACAATGGCAGATTGCTGGAATAGTAACGAAAGGAGAATTACCATAG
- the radA gene encoding DNA repair protein RadA, whose product MADCWNSNERRITIAKKKTTFVCQECGYNSPKYLGRCPNCSSWSSFVEEVEVAEVKNARVSLTGEKTRPVKLNQVTSSQVTRVKTNMEEFNRVLGGGVVPGSLVLIGGDPGIGKSTLLLQVSTQLANKGTVLYVSGEESAEQIKLRSERLGDIDNEFYLYAETNMQSIRAEIEKIQPDFLIIDSIQTVMSPEISSVQGSVSQVREVTAELMQLAKTNNIAIFIVGHVTKEGTLAGPRMLEHMVDTVLYFEGERQHTFRILRAVKNRFGSTNEIGIFEMRSGGLVEVLNPSQVFLEERLDGATGSAIVVTMEGTRPILAEVQALVTPTVFGNAKRTTTGLDFNRVSLIMAVLEKRCGLLLQNQDAYLKSAGGVRLDEPAIDLAVAVAIASSYKEKPTNPQECYIGEIGLTGEIRRVNRIEQRLNEASKLGFTKIFVPKNSLSGLTIPQGIQVIGVTTVSEVLKKVFN is encoded by the coding sequence ATGGCAGATTGCTGGAATAGTAACGAAAGGAGAATTACCATAGCTAAGAAAAAAACAACTTTTGTCTGTCAAGAGTGCGGCTACAATTCGCCCAAGTATCTGGGACGTTGTCCTAATTGCTCGTCTTGGTCTTCTTTTGTTGAAGAGGTTGAAGTTGCTGAGGTCAAAAATGCCCGCGTTTCGCTGACAGGCGAGAAGACACGGCCAGTCAAGTTAAATCAGGTCACCTCCAGCCAAGTCACTAGAGTCAAGACCAATATGGAAGAATTCAACCGTGTTTTGGGCGGTGGTGTTGTACCAGGCAGTCTAGTTCTTATCGGCGGCGATCCCGGCATTGGGAAATCGACCCTACTTTTGCAAGTTTCAACGCAGTTAGCCAATAAAGGAACTGTTCTTTATGTTTCTGGTGAAGAATCAGCAGAGCAGATCAAGTTGCGTAGCGAGCGTCTCGGTGATATTGACAATGAGTTTTATCTCTATGCTGAAACTAATATGCAAAGCATTCGTGCTGAGATTGAAAAAATTCAGCCTGATTTTTTAATTATTGACTCTATTCAAACAGTGATGAGTCCTGAAATTTCTAGCGTTCAAGGTTCTGTTTCTCAGGTGAGAGAAGTGACAGCAGAATTAATGCAATTAGCTAAAACTAATAACATTGCGATCTTTATTGTTGGACATGTGACTAAAGAAGGAACCTTGGCTGGACCGCGAATGTTAGAACATATGGTGGATACTGTGCTCTACTTTGAAGGCGAGCGGCAGCATACTTTTCGTATCTTACGAGCCGTTAAAAATCGCTTTGGTTCAACCAATGAAATTGGTATTTTTGAAATGAGATCAGGTGGTTTGGTTGAAGTTTTGAATCCCAGCCAAGTCTTTTTAGAAGAGCGTTTAGATGGGGCTACAGGCTCAGCTATAGTTGTTACCATGGAAGGAACACGACCGATTCTAGCGGAGGTACAAGCCTTAGTGACACCGACTGTTTTTGGTAATGCTAAGCGGACAACAACAGGGCTGGATTTTAATCGTGTTAGTTTGATTATGGCGGTTTTGGAGAAGCGCTGCGGCCTTTTGTTGCAAAATCAAGATGCCTATCTCAAATCGGCTGGTGGTGTGCGTTTAGATGAGCCTGCTATTGATTTAGCGGTTGCGGTAGCCATTGCTTCCAGTTATAAGGAAAAGCCAACAAACCCTCAAGAATGTTATATTGGTGAAATTGGTTTAACAGGCGAAATTCGTCGTGTTAATCGTATTGAACAACGTCTCAATGAAGCTAGTAAGCTCGGTTTTACCAAGATTTTTGTGCCCAAAAATTCTCTGTCAGGTTTAACGATTCCACAGGGTATTCAGGTAATTGGTGTGACAACGGTCAGTGAAGTTTTAAAAAAGGTATTTAATTGA
- a CDS encoding dUTP diphosphatase, producing the protein MKTRGFELITDYTDENLLPKRETAHAAGYDLKVAERTEIPAGSIVLVPTGVKAYMQAGEVLYLFDRSSNPRKKGLVLINSVGVIDGDYYNNPNNEGHIFAQMKNMTDQTVVLEAGERVVQGVFMPFLLIDGDKATGTRTGGFGSTGG; encoded by the coding sequence ATGAAAACACGTGGTTTTGAATTAATTACTGATTATACTGATGAAAATCTTTTGCCAAAGCGAGAGACAGCTCATGCAGCTGGTTATGATCTGAAAGTGGCAGAGCGGACGGAAATTCCTGCTGGATCTATTGTTCTTGTCCCAACAGGTGTCAAAGCTTATATGCAGGCTGGTGAAGTTCTCTATCTTTTTGATCGTTCGTCCAATCCTCGTAAAAAAGGCTTAGTATTGATTAATTCAGTTGGGGTTATTGATGGTGATTATTACAATAACCCTAATAATGAAGGTCATATTTTTGCTCAGATGAAAAATATGACAGACCAAACAGTTGTGCTTGAAGCTGGAGAACGTGTGGTTCAAGGTGTTTTTATGCCTTTTCTGTTAATAGATGGTGATAAAGCGACTGGCACACGTACAGGCGGTTTTGGATCAACTGGAGGATAA
- a CDS encoding MFS transporter translates to MTEDINNENVPEENTPKNPTESNSVSEEQTEQATDANPTAAPVLEQAVEGENANQEISQQAPVPPTEPVAPQGQQTAFEQQVASPFTNPVNPTVPTVAARKELIVLPIISFVVSVITLILAWFAPLPIIYVIIAFLGLIYAIVGLIVNIQRKKVLSIIALVLASLVFLVSGLAVFVRQAQNNPDPTEQTESKKSDEKDDTDVDDDDSEDSTDVKDYIADSSDFKFKWTKSKFTDLKFSSYSSKNGDSLKSIIKKFGKGSNASISGESLNLEYRKSGDDDERESVRLTFRKQYNGKFILSDGYAYFTSKNIKTVSEKSYKSDWTQADVDALTVGDSSTGKGGVNLNEVLKKHGNPTEARESISNYGDGFKTSLKILYNSYDSNDSSKLGYVSLEFAQQSNDDYLLTYKYPKK, encoded by the coding sequence ATGACAGAAGATATCAATAACGAAAATGTTCCAGAGGAAAATACCCCTAAAAATCCAACTGAGAGCAATTCAGTGTCAGAGGAGCAAACTGAGCAAGCAACAGATGCCAATCCAACAGCTGCGCCAGTTCTAGAGCAGGCTGTTGAAGGAGAGAACGCCAATCAAGAAATTTCTCAGCAAGCGCCAGTGCCTCCAACGGAGCCAGTTGCTCCTCAAGGACAGCAAACAGCTTTTGAACAACAAGTTGCTTCACCATTTACCAATCCAGTTAATCCAACTGTACCAACTGTAGCAGCTCGCAAGGAACTTATTGTTCTTCCAATTATTTCTTTCGTTGTTTCAGTTATTACACTTATTTTAGCTTGGTTTGCCCCACTGCCAATTATCTATGTTATTATTGCCTTTCTTGGGCTTATCTATGCAATTGTGGGCTTAATTGTTAACATTCAACGTAAGAAAGTCTTATCAATTATTGCTCTAGTTTTGGCTTCTCTTGTTTTCTTAGTCAGCGGGCTTGCTGTTTTTGTTCGTCAGGCCCAAAATAATCCGGATCCGACAGAACAAACAGAATCAAAGAAATCTGATGAAAAAGATGATACCGATGTTGACGATGATGATTCAGAAGACAGTACAGATGTTAAGGATTATATTGCAGATAGTTCGGATTTTAAATTTAAATGGACAAAGTCTAAATTTACTGACTTAAAATTTTCTAGCTATTCTAGTAAAAATGGGGATAGCCTAAAATCAATTATTAAAAAGTTTGGTAAGGGATCTAATGCGTCTATTTCTGGTGAAAGTTTAAATTTGGAATACAGGAAAAGCGGTGACGACGATGAACGAGAAAGTGTGCGTCTCACTTTTAGAAAGCAATATAATGGTAAATTTATTCTTTCGGATGGTTATGCTTATTTTACTTCTAAAAATATCAAGACTGTTTCTGAAAAGTCTTATAAGTCTGACTGGACACAAGCAGATGTTGATGCCTTAACAGTTGGTGATTCTAGTACTGGAAAGGGTGGGGTTAATTTAAATGAAGTTCTTAAAAAGCATGGCAATCCAACTGAAGCTAGAGAATCAATTTCAAATTATGGTGATGGCTTTAAGACAAGCTTGAAAATTCTTTACAATTCTTATGATTCTAATGACAGTTCTAAGTTAGGTTATGTCTCCTTAGAATTTGCACAGCAATCTAATGATGATTATCTATTAACATATAAATATCCGAAGAAATAA
- a CDS encoding beta-class carbonic anhydrase, with protein MSYFDNFIKANQAYVDLHGTAHLPLKPKTHVAIVTCMDSRLHVAPALGLALGDAHILRNAGGRVTDDVIRSLVISEQQLGTSEIVVLHHTDCGAQTFTNAEFTEQLKRNLAVDVRGQDFLPFTDIEESVREDVALLKNSPLIPEDIIISGAIYDVDTGRVREVK; from the coding sequence ATGTCTTATTTTGATAATTTTATAAAGGCAAATCAAGCATATGTTGATTTACATGGGACTGCTCACTTGCCACTTAAGCCCAAAACGCATGTTGCTATTGTTACTTGTATGGATTCCCGTTTACACGTAGCACCTGCTTTGGGGCTGGCTTTAGGAGATGCCCATATTTTACGCAATGCAGGCGGCCGTGTAACAGATGACGTTATTCGTTCTCTGGTTATTTCTGAGCAACAGTTAGGAACAAGTGAAATTGTGGTTTTGCATCATACGGATTGTGGGGCACAGACTTTTACAAATGCTGAGTTTACTGAGCAGTTAAAGCGGAATTTAGCTGTTGATGTCAGAGGTCAGGATTTTCTTCCGTTTACAGATATTGAAGAGAGTGTGCGAGAGGATGTTGCTCTTTTGAAAAATTCTCCTTTGATTCCTGAAGATATTATTATTTCTGGAGCTATTTATGATGTTGATACAGGACGAGTAAGAGAAGTCAAATAG
- a CDS encoding transcription repressor NadR, producing the protein MKAKERRQAILERLEKAQVPISAGYLAEELGVSRQIIVGDIALLRAENHDIMATHRGYLLAEHLQVPKSFYRGKLVCKHGLKEVRLELETIVKNGGKILDVEVEHPIYGMITAPLNIESQDEINYFMDKLSCYKGSLLSSLTDGIHLHTLSCRDKETFEKITEALDQEHIIFNN; encoded by the coding sequence ATGAAAGCAAAGGAACGTCGTCAGGCTATTTTAGAAAGATTAGAAAAGGCACAAGTTCCAATTTCAGCTGGGTATTTGGCTGAGGAATTGGGAGTTAGTCGTCAGATTATTGTGGGGGATATTGCTCTATTACGAGCTGAAAATCATGATATTATGGCCACTCATCGAGGTTATCTTTTAGCTGAGCACCTGCAAGTACCAAAATCCTTCTACCGTGGTAAGCTTGTCTGTAAGCATGGGCTTAAGGAAGTCCGCTTAGAATTGGAGACCATTGTCAAAAACGGTGGTAAAATCTTAGATGTTGAAGTGGAGCACCCGATTTATGGTATGATTACTGCTCCTTTAAATATTGAGAGTCAAGATGAAATCAATTATTTCATGGATAAGCTCTCTTGTTATAAAGGCAGCTTATTAAGCAGTTTGACAGATGGGATTCATTTACACACGCTTTCTTGTCGTGATAAAGAAACTTTTGAGAAAATCACTGAAGCGCTTGATCAGGAGCATATCATCTTTAATAATTAA
- the argH gene encoding argininosuccinate lyase, whose amino-acid sequence MTTKNHKLWGGRFEAGLAQWVEEFGASISFDQKLAEFDLKGSIAHASMLGKKGIISPEDAATIKAGLEDLLAEYKAGQLKFDVSNEDIHMNMESLLTAKIGPVAGKLHTARSRNDQVATDMHLYLKAKLDEVIEKLANLRAILVDLADKHVHTIMPGYTHLQHAQPISFGHHLMAYYNMFTRDSERFVFNLKHTDLSPLGAAALAGTTFPIDREMTAQLMGFAEPYSNSLDAVSDRDFILEFLANASILMMHMSRMCEEIISWCSHEYQFVTLSDTFSTGSSIMPQKKNPDMAELIRGKSGRVYANLFGLLTVMKSLPLAYNKDLQEDKEGMFDTAETITVALDILTGMLSSMTVNATHMAESTEKDFSNATELADYLASKGLPFRQAHEIVGQLVLECTKKGIYLQDVPLTRYQEISNLIGQDIYETLKSHTAVERRRSLGGTGFEQVKWQIAEAKKAL is encoded by the coding sequence ATGACAACAAAAAATCACAAATTATGGGGCGGCAGATTTGAAGCTGGTTTAGCACAATGGGTTGAGGAATTTGGAGCTTCCATTTCCTTTGATCAAAAATTGGCAGAATTTGATCTCAAAGGTTCTATTGCTCATGCTAGCATGTTAGGAAAAAAAGGAATTATTTCCCCAGAAGATGCCGCAACAATCAAAGCAGGTTTAGAAGACTTATTAGCAGAATATAAAGCTGGACAATTGAAATTTGATGTTTCTAATGAAGATATTCATATGAATATGGAAAGTCTTCTGACTGCTAAAATTGGTCCTGTAGCAGGCAAGCTTCATACGGCTCGTTCGAGAAATGATCAGGTAGCGACAGATATGCATCTTTACTTGAAGGCTAAGTTGGATGAGGTGATTGAAAAGTTAGCTAATTTGCGTGCTATCTTAGTTGATTTGGCAGATAAGCATGTTCATACTATTATGCCGGGCTACACCCATTTACAGCATGCTCAGCCTATTTCTTTTGGTCATCATCTTATGGCTTATTACAACATGTTTACCCGAGACAGTGAACGTTTTGTTTTTAATCTTAAGCATACGGACTTGTCTCCGCTGGGAGCAGCTGCTTTGGCAGGTACAACCTTTCCAATTGACCGTGAGATGACAGCACAGCTTATGGGATTTGCCGAACCTTACAGCAATTCACTAGATGCAGTATCTGATCGTGATTTTATCTTGGAATTTTTGGCAAATGCTTCTATTCTTATGATGCATATGAGCCGTATGTGTGAAGAAATCATTAGTTGGTGCTCTCATGAGTATCAATTTGTAACGCTTTCAGATACGTTTTCAACTGGTTCATCCATTATGCCGCAAAAGAAAAATCCTGATATGGCAGAGCTCATTCGGGGAAAGTCAGGACGTGTCTATGCTAATCTTTTTGGATTATTGACTGTGATGAAATCCTTGCCGCTAGCTTACAATAAAGACTTGCAAGAGGATAAAGAAGGTATGTTTGATACTGCTGAAACGATTACAGTTGCTCTTGACATCTTGACTGGCATGCTTTCCAGTATGACAGTCAATGCTACACATATGGCTGAATCAACCGAAAAAGATTTTTCTAATGCAACAGAATTAGCTGATTATTTAGCTAGTAAGGGACTGCCCTTCCGTCAGGCTCATGAAATTGTCGGTCAGCTGGTTCTGGAGTGCACCAAGAAAGGTATCTATCTTCAAGATGTGCCATTGACACGTTACCAAGAAATCTCAAACTTGATTGGCCAAGATATTTATGAAACGCTCAAATCACATACGGCCGTTGAGCGGCGTCGTTCTCTTGGCGGAACTGGTTTTGAACAGGTTAAATGGCAGATTGCAGAGGCTAAAAAAGCACTTTAA